In Eucalyptus grandis isolate ANBG69807.140 chromosome 4, ASM1654582v1, whole genome shotgun sequence, the following proteins share a genomic window:
- the LOC104440891 gene encoding uncharacterized protein LOC104440891 has translation MDQTRRDLETGGGLNQADSGTREHSEHSVGEADVVIDLEDGPMTSARVGQSENRSSDLGSSGVPVEVSDNTIVVHQERSDGSFGQMGDQGTSRSSEKDGVDQGSEAKEGGELKSEKVVEEDLKKNVSAKGDDSYLIDVQCSNVGGGRGESGEGERVCRICHLTSEQSVDAIPGMTMDDDMTSETSSMELIQLGCGCKDELGIAHSHCAEAWFKLKGNRFCEICGETAQNISGIGDTRFMEEWNERRLTLPNINSPERGGCWRGQPFCNFLMACLVIAFVLPWFFRVNMF, from the exons ATGGATCAGACGAGACGTGATCTGGAAACTGGTGGAGGCTTGAATCAGGCTGATTCTGGGACGAGGGAGCATTCTGAGCATTCGGTCGGTGAGGCTGATGTTGTGATTGATTTAGAGGATGGTCCCATGACAAGTGCGCGAGTCGGGCAATCGGAGAATCGAAGCAGTGATTTGGGTTCAAGCGGGGTTCCCGTCGAAGTGTCTGATAATACCATTGTGGTTCATCAAGAGAGAAGTGATGGGTCATTTGGGCAAATGGGTGATCAAGGGACGAGCAGAAGTTCTGAGAAGGACGGTGTCGATCAAGGATCGGAAGCAAAGGAGGGCGGAGAATTGAAGTCCGAGAAGGTAGTGGAGGAGGATTTAAAGAAGAATGTCTCTGCAAAAGGGGATGATTCGTATCTGATTGATGTCCAGTGCAGTAATGTTGGTGGTGGCCGCGGCGAAAGCGGCGAAGGGGAGAGAGTTTGCAGGATTTGTCATCTGACTTCTGAGCAATCGGTGGATGCTATTCCGGGGATGACGATGGATGATGATATGACTTCTGAGACGTCGAGTATGGAATTGATTCAGCTCGGATGTGGGTGCAAAGATGAGCTTGGGATTGCGCACAGTCACTGTGCCGAGGCATGGTTTAAACTGAAAGGGAAtag GTTCTGTGAAATTTGTGGTGAAACTGCCCAAAATATCTCCGGCATCGGAGATACTAGATTTATGGAGGAGTGGAACGAAAGAAGACTTACTCTTCCCAATATTAACTCGCCAGAAAGAGGAGGGTGTTGGCGGGGACAACCGTTTTGTAATTTCCTGATGGCGTGTCTGGTGATAGCTTTTGTGCTCCCATGGTTCTTCCGTGTAAATATGTTCTAG
- the LOC104440892 gene encoding nucleobase-ascorbate transporter 2, with protein sequence MAAPKAEEISHLPMDQLQGLEYCIDSNPSWGEAIALGFQHYILALGTAVMIPSFLVPLMGGSDGDKVRVVQTLLFVEGINTLLQTLFGTRLPTVIGGSYAYMVPIISIIHDSKLTRIEDDHLRFLSTMRAVQGALIVASSIQIILGYSQMWAICSRFFSPLGMVPVIALAGFGLFDRGFPVVGRCVEIGIPMFILFIAFSQYLKNFHLRGLPVLERFALLISITVIWAYAHLLTASGAYKHHPELTQINCRTDRANLISTAPWIKVPYPLQWGAPTFDAGHAFGMMAAVLVSLIESTGAYKAASRLASATPPPAHVLSRGIGWQGIGILLDGMFGTLTGSTVSVENVGLLGSTRVGSRRVIQISAGFMIFFSMLGKFGALFASIPFTIFAAVYCVLFGLVASVGLSFLQFTNMNSMRNLFIVGVSLFLGLSVPEYFREYTLKALHGPSHTRAIWFNDFLNTIFFSSPTVALIVAVFLDNTLDYKDSAKDRGMPWWAKFRTFKGDSRNEEFYTLPFNLNRFFPPS encoded by the exons ATGGCGGCTCCAAAGGCAGAAGAGATAAGCCACTTACCGATGGACCAACTTCAGGGCTTGGAGTATTGCATAGATTCCAACCCTTCTTGGG GGGAAGCaatagctttgggctttcagcactACATTTTGGCCCTGGGAACAGCAGTGATGATCCCTTCGTTTTTGGTTCCTTTGATGGGAGGCAGTGAT GGTGACAAAGTGAGAGTAGTGCAGACGTTGCTATTTGTCGAGGGAATTAATACGCTCCTTCAGACGCTATTTGGAACCCGGTTGCCAACGGTTATAGGAGGTTCTTATGCGTACATGGTCCCCATTATATCGATAATTCATGATTCCAAACTAACAAGAATTGAGGATGATCACTTG AGATTCCTTAGTACGATGAGAGCAGTTCAGGGCGCTCTGATCGTAGCATCAAGCATCCAAATCATTCTTGGTTACAGTCAGATGTGGGCAATATGTTCCCG GTTCTTCAGCCCGCTAGGTATGGTACCTGTGATTGCATTGGCGGGCTTCGGTCTGTTTGATCGAGGTTTCCCAGTG GTTGGAAGATGTGTTGAAATCGGCATCCCcatgtttattttgtttattgCTTTCTCCCAG TACTTAAAGAATTTTCATTTAAGAGGACTGCCTGTACTCGAACGGTTTGCTCTCCTTATATCAATCACCGTGATATGGGCATATGCACACCTCTTGACGGCAAGTGGTGCGTACAAACATCATCCAGAGTTAACTCAAATCAATTGCCGGACAGACAGGGCCAACCTGATATCCACTGCTCCCTG GATAAAAGTTCCGTACCCTCTTCAGTGGGGTGCGCCTACATTTGATGCTGGACATGCTTTTGGGATGATGGCTGCCGTGCTGGTCTCATTAATCGAG TCAACGGGAGCATACAAGGCTGCATCTCGTCTGGCTAGTGCGACGCCTCCTCCAGCTCATGTTCTTAGCCGCGGCATCGGATGGCAG GGAATTGGCATATTGCTGGATGGCATGTTTGGGACATTGACGGGTTCAACAGTCTCAGT AGAAAATGTCGGTCTTCTTGGAAGCACCAGGGTGGGAAGCCGCAGGGTCATTCAGATCTCGGCAGGCTTTATGATTTTCTTCTCAATGCTCG GAAAATTTGGAGCACTTTTTGCTTCAATACCATTTACAATCTTCGCTGCTGTGTACTGCGTTCTATTTGGTCTTGTCG CCTCTGTGGGGCTGTCATTTTTGCAGTTCACAAACATGAATTCGATGCGGAATCTCTTCATTGTGGGCGTTTCGCTCTTCTTAGGCTTGTCTGTTCCCGAGTACTTCAGAGAATACACATTAAAGGCCCTCCATGGTCCTTCTCATACCAGGGCAATATGG TTCAATGATTTCTTGAACACTATCTTCTTCTCGTCCCCAACGGTCGCGCTGATTGTGGCCGTGTTCTTGGACAACACTCTAGACTACAAGGACAGCGCCAAAGACCGGGGGATGCCGTGGTGGGCCAAGTTCCGGACGTTCAAAGGAGACAGCCGGAATGAGGAGTTCTACACCCTTCCCTTCAACCTCAACCGTTTCTTCCCGCCGTCGTGA